The stretch of DNA AGGTCTGCATTGATGCCATCATCACTGTCTGTTGCCAACACTGTAGCTACTACTGTCCTGACATTACTTGAAGGTGGCAGTAAAGTGTAGGAAATGTTTCTGGGAAGGGTAACTGTAGGAGCATTGTCATTCTCATCCATCACAAAGAGAGAGACTGTGGCTGTGGCTGATCTTGGAGGGTCTCCCCCATCCACAGCCTTGACTCTGAACGTGTATGTGGTCTGATGTTCCCGGTCAAAGGACACTGTGGAATAAATGGTCCCCGTGtcattttcaatggaaaaaatgtTGCTGTTTTCCTCTATGTAGAGGCTCATCTCTGCATTGCGTCCCTTGTCAGCATCCATCACCGTGACCATCCCCACAGGGCTGTTGGGCTGCAAGTTTTCTTTCACATAAAATGTAAAGACGTCCTGCATAAACTTAGGGTCATTGTCATTCTTATCAGCCACCTGCACAATCACCGTTGTGCTGCCCTGTAACACTGGGATGCCTTTGTCTTTGGCGTTAACTTTAAACTCATACCTGTCAGTCTGCTCACGGTCCAGTACCGTATTGACGAGGATGTCCCCAGAATCAGGATCGATGGCAAAGATGCCCATCACAGAGGAATCCAGTGAGTAGGCGATCTCTGCATTTTTCCCGCTGTCCGCGTCTGTCGCCAGCACGGTGGCCACCCTCTCTCCAGGGATGTTGTTCTCAGGAAAGTAAACCTCCACTACCGACTGGCCAAAGACAGGCGGGTTGTCATTAGTGTCTCCTACCTTGACAACCAGGGAGTTGTTGCTGGAGAGGCTGGGGCTGCCCGAGTCCACAGCCACTATGACCACGTTGAACTCCCGGGTGGTCTCATAGTCCAAAGGGGCCGACGTGTGCAGAAAGTACTTTTTCTTGTTCTGGTCGCCCTCCGTGTCACTGGCCGGCTTGAGCTGGAAGGGCACGTCGCCCACCACGGTGCAGGTGACCACTCCGTTCTCGCCTTGGTCTCGGTCAGACACCTGCACCAGAGCAATGGGGGTGTCGACCAGAACATCCTCCGCCACGTTGGCCACCCCATCCTTGAGTGGGATACGCCCAATCTTGCGGATTTCAATGGACGGCACATTGTCGTTCTCGTCCTTGATGTTGAGGACCACCGTGGCCTTGTCGGTCTTGGGGGGCTGCCCACGGTCCCGGGCCATGACCGTGAAGCGCAGCTGGTTCACCTCCTCGCGGTCGATGCGGTGCAGGACACTGAGCCAGCCGGACGTCTCGTCGAGGCGCAGCAGCCGCCGCACGGACTCGGTGGCGGCTCCGAACACATACTCGATCTGCCCGTTGACCCCCACGTCCAGGTCGGCGGCACGCAACTGCAGGATGGGAGTCCCCGGGGCGCTGTTCTCGGCGAGGTCAGCCTCGTACACGCTCTTCTCGAAGCGGGGGCTGTTGTCGTTCACGTCGGTGATGAGCACCCGCAAGATGGCCTGCGAGGAGCGCGGCGGGTCGCCACCGTCGCGCACCCGCAGGGTCAGCTCGTAGGAGTCGCGTTGTTCCCGGTCCAGCGCCCCCTTCACGATCAGCTGTGGCTGCTTCTCGCCATCCGGGGTGTCGGCCACCTGCAGTTCGAACACGCTGCTGCGGCCGCCGGGGTTGGTCCCGCCGCCGCCCTCCGGCGCGTCCGACCGCCTCTTGGAGCCGCCTGGGCCGCCGCCGCCGCNNNNNNNNNNNNNNNNNNNNNNNNNNNNNNNNNNNNNNNNNNNNNNNNNNNNNNNNNNNNNNNNNNNNNNNNNNNNNNNNNNNNNNNNNNNNNNNNNNNNCGCTGTCGGCAGGCCCGGCGCGCCGGttctcgccgccgccgccgccgccgcccccgggCTCCTGGAGCAGCTCGTAGCGCTCGATGCCGTTGCGGCCGAAGTCCCGGTCGGTGGCCGTGGGCAGCAGGTAAAGAGTCCCCACCGGCCGGTT from Suricata suricatta isolate VVHF042 chromosome 1, meerkat_22Aug2017_6uvM2_HiC, whole genome shotgun sequence encodes:
- the PCDH7 gene encoding protocadherin-7 isoform X2, giving the protein MLRMRTAGWARGWCLGCCLLLPLSLSLAAAKQLLRYRLAEEGPADVRIGNVASDLGIVTGSGEVTFSLESGSEYLKIDNLTGELSTSERRIDREKLPQCQMIFDENECFLDFEVSVIGPSQSWVDLFEGRVIVLDINDNTPTFPSPVLTLTVEENRPVGTLYLLPTATDRDFGRNGIERYELLQEPGGGGGGGGENRRAGPADSXXXXXXXXXXXGGGGPGGSKRRSDAPEGGGGTNPGGRSSVFELQVADTPDGEKQPQLIVKGALDREQRDSYELTLRVRDGGDPPRSSQAILRVLITDVNDNSPRFEKSVYEADLAENSAPGTPILQLRAADLDVGVNGQIEYVFGAATESVRRLLRLDETSGWLSVLHRIDREEVNQLRFTVMARDRGQPPKTDKATVVLNIKDENDNVPSIEIRKIGRIPLKDGVANVAEDVLVDTPIALVQVSDRDQGENGVVTCTVVGDVPFQLKPASDTEGDQNKKKYFLHTSAPLDYETTREFNVVIVAVDSGSPSLSSNNSLVVKVGDTNDNPPVFGQSVVEVYFPENNIPGERVATVLATDADSGKNAEIAYSLDSSVMGIFAIDPDSGDILVNTVLDREQTDRYEFKVNAKDKGIPVLQGSTTVIVQVADKNDNDPKFMQDVFTFYVKENLQPNSPVGMVTVMDADKGRNAEMSLYIEENSNIFSIENDTGTIYSTVSFDREHQTTYTFRVKAVDGGDPPRSATATVSLFVMDENDNAPTVTLPRNISYTLLPPSSNVRTVVATVLATDSDDGINADLNYSIVGGNPFKLFEIDSTSGVVSLVGKLTQKHYGLHRLVVQVNDSGQPSQSTTTLVHVFVNESVSNATVIDSQIARSLHTPLTQDIAGDPSYEISKQRLSIVIGVVAGIMTVILIILIVVMARYCRSKNKNGYEAGKKDHEDFFTPQQHDKSKKPKKDKKNKKSKQPLYSSIVTVEASKPNGQRYDSVNEKLSDSPNMGRYRSVNGGPGSPDLARHYKSSSPLPTVQLHPQSPTAGKKHQAVQDLPPANTFVGAGDNISIGSDHCSEYSCQTNNKYSKQPFRRVTFSVVSQPQDPHQGSLQSCYDSGLEESETPSSKSSSGPRLGALPLPEDSYERTTPDGSVDSRPLPDVALTGKCTRECDEYGHSDSCWMPVRTSPERKKSQPKLSTFMPVDERGSQEKLANGEAAIMGDRNRNLLNKKLTSSYETFSAASFSKNEEANPEDIPLTKTGEYKPSPVNTLTRREVYL
- the PCDH7 gene encoding protocadherin-7 isoform X3, with translation MLRMRTAGWARGWCLGCCLLLPLSLSLAAAKQLLRYRLAEEGPADVRIGNVASDLGIVTGSGEVTFSLESGSEYLKIDNLTGELSTSERRIDREKLPQCQMIFDENECFLDFEVSVIGPSQSWVDLFEGRVIVLDINDNTPTFPSPVLTLTVEENRPVGTLYLLPTATDRDFGRNGIERYELLQEPGGGGGGGGENRRAGPADSXXXXXXXXXXXGGGGPGGSKRRSDAPEGGGGTNPGGRSSVFELQVADTPDGEKQPQLIVKGALDREQRDSYELTLRVRDGGDPPRSSQAILRVLITDVNDNSPRFEKSVYEADLAENSAPGTPILQLRAADLDVGVNGQIEYVFGAATESVRRLLRLDETSGWLSVLHRIDREEVNQLRFTVMARDRGQPPKTDKATVVLNIKDENDNVPSIEIRKIGRIPLKDGVANVAEDVLVDTPIALVQVSDRDQGENGVVTCTVVGDVPFQLKPASDTEGDQNKKKYFLHTSAPLDYETTREFNVVIVAVDSGSPSLSSNNSLVVKVGDTNDNPPVFGQSVVEVYFPENNIPGERVATVLATDADSGKNAEIAYSLDSSVMGIFAIDPDSGDILVNTVLDREQTDRYEFKVNAKDKGIPVLQGSTTVIVQVADKNDNDPKFMQDVFTFYVKENLQPNSPVGMVTVMDADKGRNAEMSLYIEENSNIFSIENDTGTIYSTVSFDREHQTTYTFRVKAVDGGDPPRSATATVSLFVMDENDNAPTVTLPRNISYTLLPPSSNVRTVVATVLATDSDDGINADLNYSIVGGNPFKLFEIDSTSGVVSLVGKLTQKHYGLHRLVVQVNDSGQPSQSTTTLVHVFVNESVSNATVIDSQIARSLHTPLTQDIAGDPSYEISKQRLSIVIGVVAGIMTVILIILIVVMARYCRSKNKNGYEAGKKDHEDFFTPQQHDKSKKPKKDKKNKKSKQPLYSSIVTVEASKPNGQRYDSVNEKLSDSPNMGRYRSVNGGPGSPDLARHYKSSSPLPTVQLHPQSPTAGKKHQAVQDLPPANTFVGAGDNISIGSDHCSEYSCQTNNKYSKQMRLHPYITVFG